One genomic region from Mastacembelus armatus chromosome 21, fMasArm1.2, whole genome shotgun sequence encodes:
- the phf11 gene encoding PHD finger protein 11-like isoform X1, which translates to MDRDAKVSCILCKRCEETEKTGALSTKNEVTAHQNCLLFASKLWCRESPQFDDLFGFSVDDVLEEVNRGKKLSCNRCKQKGATAGCEVGRCKKSYHYPCAVEEGAKIIEDSINGKYGLYCTRHHQNHQSGLNSLDGDRPNFAEPKPFENSSGSSEEGSCPACEKKEESIHLERSPANTVHKLYCDKHAPSPYKNVMLTPFKRRLSNKDEEAENPPKRKGEARKNRVLDDSSSSDENEVNAEMAMFAPLESDLDESATSVSEHQFNAKETKNPKGSTSGNELEDEKKEEETRSKDEDETNIHSDTVSESLLCPVKICKETQTLFIKTEDEVKCSSQKPVQSPDHHNSGQSVPRKSSKETPPSPYHTKPPSVTSLMTSETLGPSSLSAKALPFKPKPNIDAASFWKSCNTAGCTQTIFTDFVNEISDISSRIQSDKASQQDYDLALEVMAASGKLGELMARHQEELKRKQMELTKAVDVMAEVISALKK; encoded by the exons ATGGACCGCGATGCAAAAGTGTCCTGCATACTGTGTAAAAGGTGCGAAGAGACGGAGAAAACCGGAGCACTGTCGACTAAAAACGAAGTGACTGCTCATCAAAACTGTTTG TTATTTGCCTCTAAACTGTGGTGCCGGGAGTCACCACAGTTCGACGACCTGTTTGGTTTTTCTGTGGACGATGTGCTGGAAGAGGTGAATCGAGGAAAGAAACTG TCTTGTAACAGATGTAAGCAAAAGGGTGCTACAGCTGGGTGTGAAGTTGGACGCTGCAAGAAATCCTACCACTACCCTTGTGCTGTTGAGGAAGGAGCCAAGATTATTGAGGATTCAATCAATGGGAAATATGG ATTGTACTGTACCAGGCaccatcaaaatcatcaaa gtgGATTAAATTCACTCGATGGAGATAGACCTAACTTTGCAGAACCTAAACCATTTGAAAATTCATCTGGATCATCTGAG GAGGGGTCTTGCCCTGCCTgtgagaagaaagaagaaagtatCCACCTGGAAAGGTCGCCTGCTAACACTGTACATAA GTTATACTGTGACAAACATGCTCCCTCACCATATAAAAATGTGATGCTCACACCTTTCAAG AGACGTCTGAGTAATAAAGATGA GGAGGCGGAGAACCCCCCTAAACGCAAAGGTGAAGCAAGGAAAAATAGAGTGTTAGACGATTCTTCCAGTTCAG ATGAGAATGAAGTAAATGCAGAAATGGCAATGTTTGCGCCTTTAGAGTCAGATTTAGACGAAAGTGCAACCTCTGTGTCCGAACACCAA TTTAATGC AAAAGAAACTAAGAACCCCAAAGGGTCCACCTCAG GGAATGAACTAGAGgatgagaagaaagaagaagaaacaagaagcaaagatgaagatgaaacaaacatacattca GACACTGTCTCAGAGAGTCTGTTGTGTCCTGTGAAGATCTGCAAAGAGACTCAGACACTTTTCATAAAGACAGAAGATGAAGTTAAAT GCTCCAGTCAGAAACCTGTCCAAAGTCCTGATCATCACAACAGTGGACAGTCTGTCCCACGGAAAAGCTCCAAGGAAACACCTCCCTCTCCTTACCACACCAAACCCCCCAGTGTCACTAGCTTGATGACATCTGAAACCCTCGGTCCATCGTCTCTCTCCGCTAAGGCCCTTCCCTTCAAACCAAAGCCCAACATCGATGCAGCCAGCTTCTGGAAAAGCTGCAACACTGCAGGATGTACGCAGACCATCTTCACTGATTTCGTTAACGAGATAAGCGATATCTCCAGCAGAATTCAGTCAGACAAAGCCAGCCAGCAGG ATTATGATCTTGCCCTGGAAGTGATGGCGGCTTCTGGGAAGCTGGGAGAGCTTATGGCTAGGCACCAGGAAG agttaaaaagaaaacaaatggagCTGACAAAGGCTGTGGATGTTATGGCAGAGGTCATCTCAGCACTGAAGAAATAA
- the phf11 gene encoding uncharacterized protein phf11 isoform X3, which translates to MDRDAKVSCILCKRCEETEKTGALSTKNEVTAHQNCLLFASKLWCRESPQFDDLFGFSVDDVLEEVNRGKKLSCNRCKQKGATAGCEVGRCKKSYHYPCAVEEGAKIIEDSINGKYGLYCTRHHQNHQSGLNSLDGDRPNFAEPKPFENSSGSSEEGSCPACEKKEESIHLERSPANTVHKLYCDKHAPSPYKNVMLTPFKRRLSNKDEEAENPPKRKGEARKNRVLDDSSSSGNELEDEKKEEETRSKDEDETNIHSDTVSESLLCPVKICKETQTLFIKTEDEVKCSSQKPVQSPDHHNSGQSVPRKSSKETPPSPYHTKPPSVTSLMTSETLGPSSLSAKALPFKPKPNIDAASFWKSCNTAGCTQTIFTDFVNEISDISSRIQSDKASQQDYDLALEVMAASGKLGELMARHQEELKRKQMELTKAVDVMAEVISALKK; encoded by the exons ATGGACCGCGATGCAAAAGTGTCCTGCATACTGTGTAAAAGGTGCGAAGAGACGGAGAAAACCGGAGCACTGTCGACTAAAAACGAAGTGACTGCTCATCAAAACTGTTTG TTATTTGCCTCTAAACTGTGGTGCCGGGAGTCACCACAGTTCGACGACCTGTTTGGTTTTTCTGTGGACGATGTGCTGGAAGAGGTGAATCGAGGAAAGAAACTG TCTTGTAACAGATGTAAGCAAAAGGGTGCTACAGCTGGGTGTGAAGTTGGACGCTGCAAGAAATCCTACCACTACCCTTGTGCTGTTGAGGAAGGAGCCAAGATTATTGAGGATTCAATCAATGGGAAATATGG ATTGTACTGTACCAGGCaccatcaaaatcatcaaa gtgGATTAAATTCACTCGATGGAGATAGACCTAACTTTGCAGAACCTAAACCATTTGAAAATTCATCTGGATCATCTGAG GAGGGGTCTTGCCCTGCCTgtgagaagaaagaagaaagtatCCACCTGGAAAGGTCGCCTGCTAACACTGTACATAA GTTATACTGTGACAAACATGCTCCCTCACCATATAAAAATGTGATGCTCACACCTTTCAAG AGACGTCTGAGTAATAAAGATGA GGAGGCGGAGAACCCCCCTAAACGCAAAGGTGAAGCAAGGAAAAATAGAGTGTTAGACGATTCTTCCAGTTCAG GGAATGAACTAGAGgatgagaagaaagaagaagaaacaagaagcaaagatgaagatgaaacaaacatacattca GACACTGTCTCAGAGAGTCTGTTGTGTCCTGTGAAGATCTGCAAAGAGACTCAGACACTTTTCATAAAGACAGAAGATGAAGTTAAAT GCTCCAGTCAGAAACCTGTCCAAAGTCCTGATCATCACAACAGTGGACAGTCTGTCCCACGGAAAAGCTCCAAGGAAACACCTCCCTCTCCTTACCACACCAAACCCCCCAGTGTCACTAGCTTGATGACATCTGAAACCCTCGGTCCATCGTCTCTCTCCGCTAAGGCCCTTCCCTTCAAACCAAAGCCCAACATCGATGCAGCCAGCTTCTGGAAAAGCTGCAACACTGCAGGATGTACGCAGACCATCTTCACTGATTTCGTTAACGAGATAAGCGATATCTCCAGCAGAATTCAGTCAGACAAAGCCAGCCAGCAGG ATTATGATCTTGCCCTGGAAGTGATGGCGGCTTCTGGGAAGCTGGGAGAGCTTATGGCTAGGCACCAGGAAG agttaaaaagaaaacaaatggagCTGACAAAGGCTGTGGATGTTATGGCAGAGGTCATCTCAGCACTGAAGAAATAA
- the phf11 gene encoding PHD finger protein 11-like isoform X2, with product MDRDAKVSCILCKRCEETEKTGALSTKNEVTAHQNCLLFASKLWCRESPQFDDLFGFSVDDVLEEVNRGKKLSCNRCKQKGATAGCEVGRCKKSYHYPCAVEEGAKIIEDSINGKYGLYCTRHHQNHQSGLNSLDGDRPNFAEPKPFENSSGSSEEGSCPACEKKEESIHLERSPANTVHKLYCDKHAPSPYKNVMLTPFKRRLSNKDEEAENPPKRKDENEVNAEMAMFAPLESDLDESATSVSEHQFNAKETKNPKGSTSGNELEDEKKEEETRSKDEDETNIHSDTVSESLLCPVKICKETQTLFIKTEDEVKCSSQKPVQSPDHHNSGQSVPRKSSKETPPSPYHTKPPSVTSLMTSETLGPSSLSAKALPFKPKPNIDAASFWKSCNTAGCTQTIFTDFVNEISDISSRIQSDKASQQDYDLALEVMAASGKLGELMARHQEELKRKQMELTKAVDVMAEVISALKK from the exons ATGGACCGCGATGCAAAAGTGTCCTGCATACTGTGTAAAAGGTGCGAAGAGACGGAGAAAACCGGAGCACTGTCGACTAAAAACGAAGTGACTGCTCATCAAAACTGTTTG TTATTTGCCTCTAAACTGTGGTGCCGGGAGTCACCACAGTTCGACGACCTGTTTGGTTTTTCTGTGGACGATGTGCTGGAAGAGGTGAATCGAGGAAAGAAACTG TCTTGTAACAGATGTAAGCAAAAGGGTGCTACAGCTGGGTGTGAAGTTGGACGCTGCAAGAAATCCTACCACTACCCTTGTGCTGTTGAGGAAGGAGCCAAGATTATTGAGGATTCAATCAATGGGAAATATGG ATTGTACTGTACCAGGCaccatcaaaatcatcaaa gtgGATTAAATTCACTCGATGGAGATAGACCTAACTTTGCAGAACCTAAACCATTTGAAAATTCATCTGGATCATCTGAG GAGGGGTCTTGCCCTGCCTgtgagaagaaagaagaaagtatCCACCTGGAAAGGTCGCCTGCTAACACTGTACATAA GTTATACTGTGACAAACATGCTCCCTCACCATATAAAAATGTGATGCTCACACCTTTCAAG AGACGTCTGAGTAATAAAGATGA GGAGGCGGAGAACCCCCCTAAACGCAAAG ATGAGAATGAAGTAAATGCAGAAATGGCAATGTTTGCGCCTTTAGAGTCAGATTTAGACGAAAGTGCAACCTCTGTGTCCGAACACCAA TTTAATGC AAAAGAAACTAAGAACCCCAAAGGGTCCACCTCAG GGAATGAACTAGAGgatgagaagaaagaagaagaaacaagaagcaaagatgaagatgaaacaaacatacattca GACACTGTCTCAGAGAGTCTGTTGTGTCCTGTGAAGATCTGCAAAGAGACTCAGACACTTTTCATAAAGACAGAAGATGAAGTTAAAT GCTCCAGTCAGAAACCTGTCCAAAGTCCTGATCATCACAACAGTGGACAGTCTGTCCCACGGAAAAGCTCCAAGGAAACACCTCCCTCTCCTTACCACACCAAACCCCCCAGTGTCACTAGCTTGATGACATCTGAAACCCTCGGTCCATCGTCTCTCTCCGCTAAGGCCCTTCCCTTCAAACCAAAGCCCAACATCGATGCAGCCAGCTTCTGGAAAAGCTGCAACACTGCAGGATGTACGCAGACCATCTTCACTGATTTCGTTAACGAGATAAGCGATATCTCCAGCAGAATTCAGTCAGACAAAGCCAGCCAGCAGG ATTATGATCTTGCCCTGGAAGTGATGGCGGCTTCTGGGAAGCTGGGAGAGCTTATGGCTAGGCACCAGGAAG agttaaaaagaaaacaaatggagCTGACAAAGGCTGTGGATGTTATGGCAGAGGTCATCTCAGCACTGAAGAAATAA
- the phf11 gene encoding uncharacterized protein phf11 isoform X4: protein MDRDAKVSCILCKRCEETEKTGALSTKNEVTAHQNCLLFASKLWCRESPQFDDLFGFSVDDVLEEVNRGKKLSCNRCKQKGATAGCEVGRCKKSYHYPCAVEEGAKIIEDSINGKYGLYCTRHHQNHQSGLNSLDGDRPNFAEPKPFENSSGSSEEGSCPACEKKEESIHLERSPANTVHKLYCDKHAPSPYKNVMLTPFKRRLSNKDEEAENPPKRKGNELEDEKKEEETRSKDEDETNIHSDTVSESLLCPVKICKETQTLFIKTEDEVKCSSQKPVQSPDHHNSGQSVPRKSSKETPPSPYHTKPPSVTSLMTSETLGPSSLSAKALPFKPKPNIDAASFWKSCNTAGCTQTIFTDFVNEISDISSRIQSDKASQQDYDLALEVMAASGKLGELMARHQEELKRKQMELTKAVDVMAEVISALKK from the exons ATGGACCGCGATGCAAAAGTGTCCTGCATACTGTGTAAAAGGTGCGAAGAGACGGAGAAAACCGGAGCACTGTCGACTAAAAACGAAGTGACTGCTCATCAAAACTGTTTG TTATTTGCCTCTAAACTGTGGTGCCGGGAGTCACCACAGTTCGACGACCTGTTTGGTTTTTCTGTGGACGATGTGCTGGAAGAGGTGAATCGAGGAAAGAAACTG TCTTGTAACAGATGTAAGCAAAAGGGTGCTACAGCTGGGTGTGAAGTTGGACGCTGCAAGAAATCCTACCACTACCCTTGTGCTGTTGAGGAAGGAGCCAAGATTATTGAGGATTCAATCAATGGGAAATATGG ATTGTACTGTACCAGGCaccatcaaaatcatcaaa gtgGATTAAATTCACTCGATGGAGATAGACCTAACTTTGCAGAACCTAAACCATTTGAAAATTCATCTGGATCATCTGAG GAGGGGTCTTGCCCTGCCTgtgagaagaaagaagaaagtatCCACCTGGAAAGGTCGCCTGCTAACACTGTACATAA GTTATACTGTGACAAACATGCTCCCTCACCATATAAAAATGTGATGCTCACACCTTTCAAG AGACGTCTGAGTAATAAAGATGA GGAGGCGGAGAACCCCCCTAAACGCAAAG GGAATGAACTAGAGgatgagaagaaagaagaagaaacaagaagcaaagatgaagatgaaacaaacatacattca GACACTGTCTCAGAGAGTCTGTTGTGTCCTGTGAAGATCTGCAAAGAGACTCAGACACTTTTCATAAAGACAGAAGATGAAGTTAAAT GCTCCAGTCAGAAACCTGTCCAAAGTCCTGATCATCACAACAGTGGACAGTCTGTCCCACGGAAAAGCTCCAAGGAAACACCTCCCTCTCCTTACCACACCAAACCCCCCAGTGTCACTAGCTTGATGACATCTGAAACCCTCGGTCCATCGTCTCTCTCCGCTAAGGCCCTTCCCTTCAAACCAAAGCCCAACATCGATGCAGCCAGCTTCTGGAAAAGCTGCAACACTGCAGGATGTACGCAGACCATCTTCACTGATTTCGTTAACGAGATAAGCGATATCTCCAGCAGAATTCAGTCAGACAAAGCCAGCCAGCAGG ATTATGATCTTGCCCTGGAAGTGATGGCGGCTTCTGGGAAGCTGGGAGAGCTTATGGCTAGGCACCAGGAAG agttaaaaagaaaacaaatggagCTGACAAAGGCTGTGGATGTTATGGCAGAGGTCATCTCAGCACTGAAGAAATAA